The Candidatus Margulisiibacteriota bacterium region GTTCGCAAGGTCAGGCCTCAGCGCTTTTGCGCCCCCAAGATAAACATGCTTTATTTCGTTCTGCTTTTTGTCCGTGTTCAAATGGACCAGGACACGGATGCATTTTTTCAGGCTGCCCTCCCTTTCCATCTCCACGCAGCAGATGAGCGGCGTATAAAGCCAGCCCAGTTCCCGTGCCGCAAGGGCTGGGAATTCCTTTGTTATGTCCTGGGTCACTGTAAAAATGATGCTGGCAATGTCCTCTACCTTGATCTTGTTGACAGAGATCATCTTTTCCAGCAGCATCTCCGTTGCAAAGATGATCGCATCTTTTTCGTTCTTGTCTATCGTTATCGCGCCTCTGAGGCCTCTTACCGCCATTTGTTCACTCTCCCGAGTATATCACTTCAATTTTACCATCGCTTCGCTCTATAATCAATCCGCCGGAGCTGTCAATGTCCCTTGCGGTCCCGGTGGCAGGGCCGTCCTTGCCCAGATACTGCCTGCTGGTCCCAAGGGTCGAGCATGAGGTCTTGAGTTCTTTAAGAAGATCCGCAGAGCCGGTTTTTTCGAGCCCGCTAAATACCGACCCCAATTCTGACAGCAAAAGGACAGCGAACATTTCCCTGTCCTGC contains the following coding sequences:
- the aroH gene encoding chorismate mutase, with amino-acid sequence MAVRGLRGAITIDKNEKDAIIFATEMLLEKMISVNKIKVEDIASIIFTVTQDITKEFPALAARELGWLYTPLICCVEMEREGSLKKCIRVLVHLNTDKKQNEIKHVYLGGAKALRPDLANPKKNEYYTSE